A single window of Anopheles moucheti chromosome 2, idAnoMoucSN_F20_07, whole genome shotgun sequence DNA harbors:
- the LOC128297837 gene encoding insulin-like receptor: MKHASNGIISHYIPSGVAEFTGSTMMSDVERLGTYGAAEECCERCDLGSNILWSFLKCELKQRWLSLRLLCSYYLPMQKHTFSQHSCLNAAAVSTTGAGDSPSNSDRVNNSVKHSHKDRQSCYVETNSRWSIVQCFANEYLWGVRRHSRTSLWKRWRWKRMSSIGKALLFFYIITISIIVVAAQGVDSTQAAQRTGSSSPNEDAIITSPGKVCSSVDVRNSPQHLERLRDCRVVEGFVQIMLIDKYTNDSYDNYTFPMLTEITGYLLLFRVNGLQTLGQLFPNLTVIRGTDLANNYALVVYELMQINELGLTSLIDIQRGGVRIEKNPNLCHADTIDWKAIAPEGESWIKANQDANECTTCPSNVTVALANGMTHTTQCPTREVNRLTHNEKPSHLCWSTSHCQQKCPARCPKSCTKTGECCSTHCLGQCSSENTMHCMVCRKYYYIQNNRTHCVDKCPDSMFLFSESRCLTEDECYKLYKPLQRESDITGDYPYVPAQGECRLGCPVGHTLATVAGTQRPTCVPCKGSCRTECKGMVIESISQMQSLRGCMIVQGSLSIRLRQLGGENVVRELEKVLYSVEEIYGYLQIVRSYALMSLGFFRNLKIIHGTVLNANLSLSVIDNQNLQELWNQNVTIKHGNVRFNDNPMLCVKKITSLKSHFGNGVSIENEEQLNKTNGVRVACEIKKLGTRPVKIKTDTVIIRWDAFKDLPDMRQLLGYVVYYIEAPHGNVTFYDGRDACNSQGWRVDDVPNMQEREYASHILTKLNAFTQYAYYVKTYTLSSENLGGQTDITYFQTSPGTPKIIRDLHIYIENDTLVVTWLEPLKMLGKLSSYKIGVTLNDEKNEMINQRNYCHDEIEKIDSKPNIPVESTSIATTISPVKETQNQCSKEECAAFCSSSGMLDSDGGLKIDVNEVEMAIGFEDWLHNYVYIKNEKAGRKRRDNSNPGGSFAAVNSSIIFPAHTENAPKIASNYVTVQEPNEEYYRTIGESTNLTRIKFPLSYFKHFALYSFSVHACREPATDVPGALVQDLADLCGTQVMSMYRTPTKQDADDIPIESIELDDQSNHTQRVIRVRWQGPSKPNGVVVSYSIKYHRTDLDSVQPTVRCVTMAVFNSSGYALLTKLDAGNYSVRIMATTTAGNGPYSPPKYLSLEKRDSDSPSVGMWVTVAIVVALAATVIAVAIFCAINKYKQMSNMRLFAQVNPDYAGVTYKVDEWEVPREHIIQLEELGQGSFGMVYKGIMTKLGNDTNVPCAIKTVTENATERERDSFLIEATIMKEFHTHHVVRLYGVVSVGQPTLVIMELMANGDLKSYLRRHRPDYENGEESSPQPPTLKEIYQMAIEIADGMAYLSAKKFVHRDLAARNCMVAEDLTVKIGDFGMTRDIYETDYYRKGTKGFLPVRWMAPESLKDGMFSSCSDVFSYGVVLWEMATLASQPYQGLTNDQVLRYVIDGGVMERPENCPDKLYELMRICWQHRASARPSFIEIIKMLLPDANDHFKMVSFFYSQDAIDNSVQPGLALLDDVTEPLRANDDGFEDDDDDHYSIEETDSRLMQTNGPKPDIRSPHSPQR; the protein is encoded by the exons ATGAAACACGCCAGCAATGGAATAATTAGTCACTATATACCTAGCGGAGTAGCAGAATTTACGGGATCGACCATGATGAGCGATGTGGAACGGTTGGGCACGTACGGTGCCGCAGAGGAATGCTGCGAGAGATGTGACTTGGGAAGTAATATTCTTTGGAGCTTTTTGAAGTGTGAGCTGAAGCAACGGTGGCTATCGCTGCGGTTGCTTTGCTCGTATTATCTTCCCATGCAAAAGCACACTTTTTCGCAACATAGCTGCCTAAATGCGGCTGCTGTTAGCACGACCGGTGCCGGTGACAGCCCGAGCAATAGTGATAGGGTTAACAATAGCGTTAAGCATAGTCATAAGGATAGACAGAGTTGCTACGTAGAAACTAATAGTCGATGGAGCATTGTGCAATGCTTTGCGAACGAGTACCTGTGGGGCGTTAGACGACACAGTCGAACCAGCCTGTGGAAGCGATGGCGCTGGAAAAGAATGTCATCCATCGGAAAGGCGCTCTTGTTCTTCTACATTATCACCATAAGCATAATTGTTGTGGCTGCCCAAGGAGTGGATTCTACGCAGGCAGCACAACGGACGGGCTCATCGTCACCGAACGAGGATGCCATCATAACGAGTCCTGGAAAAG TCTGTTCGAGCGTCGATGTACGCAATTCACCACAACATTTGGAACGATTACGTGACTGTCGAGTGGTGGAGGGCTTCGTGCAGATTATGCTGATTGACAAGTATACCAACGACAGCTACGACAATTACACCTTCCCAATGCTGACGGAAATCACCGGATATCTGCTATTGTTTCGCGTTAATGGGCTGCAAACTTTGGGCCAGCTATTTCCCAATCTGACCGTCATCCGAGGAACCGATCTTGCCAACAACTATGCGCTAGTAGTTTACGAATTAATGCAAATAAAT GAGCTGGGCCTCACTTCGCTGATCGACATTCAACGAGGTGGGGTACGCATTGAGAAAAATCCTAACTTATGCCATGCAGATACAATTGATTGGAAGGCGATAGCGCCAGAAGGAGAAAGTTGGATAAAG GCCAATCAAGATGCAAATGAATGTACTACCTGTCCAAGCAATGTTACCGTTGCTCTTGCGAATGGAATGACGCACACGACACAGTGTCCGACGCGGGAGGTAAATCGACTGACACACAACGAAAAGCCTAGCCATCTCTGCTGGTCAACCAGTCACTGCCAGCAAA AATGTCCTGCAAGATGTCCGAAGTCGTGCACAAAAACGGGTGAATGCTGTAGTACACACTGTCTTGGCCAGTGCAGCAGTGAAAACACAATGCACTGCATGGTATGCCGGAAGTACTACTATATTCAAAACAATCGCACCCACTGTGTAGACAAATGTCCCGATAGTATGTTCTTGTTCAGCGAAAGTCGGTGTTTGACTGAGGACGAATGTTACAAATTGTATAAGCCACTTCAGCGGGAATCAGATATTACCGGCGATTATCCGTATGTGCCTGCTCAGGGTGAATGTCGGCTCGGTTGTCCCGTAGGGCACACCTTGGCGACCGTTGCCGGTACACAACGGCCGACCTGCGTTCCATGCAAGGGTTCGTGTCGCACCGAATGCAAGGGAATGGTAATTGAGAGCATCTCGCAAATGCAATCACTGCGCGGGTGCATGATCGTACAAGGATCGCTTTCTATTCGGTTGCGGCAACTTGGTGGAG AAAATGTTGTGCGCGAACTGGAGAAAGTGCTTTACTCGGTCGAAGAAATCTACGGCTATCTCCAAATTGTTCGCTCCTACGCCCTGATGTCATTGGGATTCTTTAGAAACCTGAAAATCATTCACGGTACCGTGCTAAATGCCAA CTTATCGTTGAGTGTGATCGACAACCAGAACCTGCAGGAGCTGTGGAATCAAAATGTTACCATCAAGCATGGTAATGTGCGTTTCAATGACAATCCAATGCTGTGCGTTAAGAAAATTACTTCACTGAAAAGCCATTTCGGAAATGGTGTGAGCATTGAAAATGAGGAACagttaaacaaaacgaacggtGTGCGGGTGGcatgtgaaattaaaaagctTGGCACAAGGCCGGTCAAAATTAAGACGGACACAGTTATTATACGATGGGACGCGTTTAAAGATCTGCCAGACATGAGACAACTGCTCGGGTACGTCGTGTACTACATTGAGGCACCGCACGGAAATGTGACGTTTTATGATGGGCGCGATGCCTGTAACTCTCAAGGCTGGCGTGTCGACGACGTACCTAACATGCAAGAACGAGAATATGCGAGTCACATTCTTACAAAGCTGAATGCTTTTACGCAGTACGCATATTATGTAAAAACGTACACATTGTCTTCAGAGAACTTAGGTGGACAAACGGATATTACATACTTTCAAACGTCACCAGGCACTCCAAAGATCATACGTGACCTGCACATCTACATAGAGAATGATACGTTG GTTGTCACATGGTTAGAGCCGCTCAAAATGTTGGGTAAATTGTCATCATACAAAATTGGTGTCACCTTAAAcgacgagaaaaatgagaTGATCAATCAACGGAATTACTGTCACGATG aaatagaaaaaatcgATTCAAAGCCAAACATTCCGGTAGAAAGTACATCAATCGCTACGACGATCTCCCCGGTTAAAGAAACGCAAAATCAATGCTCGAAGGAAGAGTGTGCAGCGTTCTGCTCTTCATCGGGCATGTTGGATTCAGATGGCGGTCTGAAAATAGATGTGAATGAGGTGGAAATGGCCATAGGATTTGAAGACTGGTTGCATAATTACGTTTACATCAA AAATGAAAAAGCCGGTAGAAAGCGTCGAGATAACAGTAACCCCGGAGGAAGTTTTGCGGCAGTAAACAGCTCGATTATTTTTCCAGCGCATACAGAGAACGCTCCGAAGATAGCTTCGAATTATGTGACCGTACAAGAACCCAACGAAGAGTACTATCGCACCATCGGGGAATCAACCAATCTAACACGCATAAAGTTTCCCCTGTcttatttcaaacattttgcGCTCTACTCCTTCAGCGTGCATGCTTGCCGAGAGCCGGCTACGGATGTGCCCGGAGCTTTGGTGCAAGATTTGGCAGACCTTTGTGGCACACAAGTAATGTCTATGTATCGTACACCGACTAAACAAGACGCGGATGACATACCGATCGAATCGATTGAACTGGACGATCAGTCTAATCACACGCAGCGTGTGATCCGTGTTCGGTGGCAGGGTCCTTCGAAACCCAACGGAGTAGTGGTATCATACTCGATTAAGTATCATCGAACGGATCTGGATTCAGTGCAGCCGACTGTGCGCTGCGTTACGATGGCGGTATTCAATTCGAGCGGATACGCACTGCTGACGAAGCTAGATGCAGGCAACTATAGCGTACGTATTATGGCCACAACAACCGCAGGCAATGGGCCGTATTCTCCACCTAAATATTTGTCCCTGGAAAAGCGCGATTCAGATTCGCCCAGCGTAGGCATGTGGGTAACTGTTGCAATAGTAGTAGCGCTGGCTGCAACGGTGATAGCAGTAGCAATCTTCTGCGCGATTAACAAATATAAGCAAATGTCGAACATGCGGCTCTTTGCGCAGGTTAATCCAGACTATGCTGGAGTTACCTATAAGGTAGACGAATGGGAAGTACCGCGTGAACACATAATCCAGTTGGAAGAACTCGGCCAAGGTTCGTTCGGTATGGTGTACAAGGGTATCATGACGAAGCTAGGGAACGATACGAACGTACCGTGCGCTATTAAGACCGTCACGGAGAATGCTACCGAGCGAGAGCGGGACAGTTTTCTAATAGAGGCAACGATTATGAAGGAATTTCATACGCATCACGTTGTTCGGCTCTATGGTGTTGTGTCGGTTGGTCAGCCGACTCTCGTGATCATGGAGCTGATGGCAAACGGTGATCTAAAGAGCTACCTCCGACGCCATCGACCGGACTATGAAAATGGCGAGGAATCGTCACCGCAGCCTCCAACACTAAAGGAAATTTATCAAATGGCCATAGAAATTGCGGACGGAATGGCGTACCTATCGGCAAAAAAATTCGTCCATCGTGACTTGGCTGCCCGGAACTGTATGGTGGCCGAGGATCTAACAGTAAAAATAGGTGATTTCGGTATGACCCGAGACATATACGAAACTGACTATTATAGAAAAGGTACGAAGGGATTTCTACCAGTGCGATGGATGGCTCCAGAGAGTCTGAAAGATGGCATGTTTTCGAGTTGCAGCGACGTTTTCAGCTATGGCGTTGTGCTGTGGGAGATGGCGACACTCGCTTCCCAGCCGTACCAG